In one window of Hominilimicola fabiformis DNA:
- a CDS encoding oleate hydratase produces MKKSDLTKLIAIGAAVTAAAATTAIVISKHKKHKTMLAEHTKTLTKKQAYITGGGLSAFASALYLVRDCGFTPENIHIFTNGTRDCGNNETGFICHRGKTISIKDSMNFFDLISDVDSLDIPDLTVCDEILNIYRANIYPRSVTLIDQDKNVIDSSKIKISKSHRNAILALMQSKRSQIQSASIFDVMDSDFFLSPFWKLISALYGFTEESSAYEFVNCIANMDNMLSGIIPNDFDRYEEIVNPLKEHLKKIGVDVRENAVVTDIDFENDNADSIHFTDGATRKTFYLNDGDICIMPTDEMADCESFGSFNEPAPKLYSKPFELWEKLAEKHPSFKSPDLFFDEFEGNMSEEFTITLSNKLLPELIDKVTCGALGRNGIIVLDDSNWKMTVCAVPSTYFKDQSEDITVLWGCAMRPNCDGDRSGKTMTECSGAEILYELVSCFNLDEVWDDIRETVVNVIPCHRRYGTSYLSPVNSKLEIIPTGIKNFAVSGDFAESDNDTVFSEEYIVSTARTASYKLMKTNRKMFESKPKSFREVKKSLKNLVK; encoded by the coding sequence ATGAAAAAAAGCGATCTTACAAAACTTATTGCAATCGGTGCGGCTGTAACAGCGGCTGCCGCCACTACTGCGATTGTTATTTCAAAGCACAAAAAACACAAAACAATGCTTGCAGAACACACAAAAACTCTTACGAAAAAGCAGGCATATATCACAGGCGGAGGACTTTCTGCATTTGCGTCAGCACTTTATCTTGTGCGTGACTGCGGTTTCACTCCGGAGAATATTCATATATTTACAAACGGTACTCGCGACTGCGGCAACAACGAAACAGGCTTTATCTGCCATCGCGGAAAAACTATAAGCATCAAAGACAGTATGAATTTCTTTGACCTTATCAGCGATGTTGATTCTTTGGATATTCCCGATTTGACGGTATGCGATGAAATACTTAATATTTATCGTGCAAATATTTATCCGCGAAGTGTGACTTTGATTGATCAAGACAAGAACGTTATAGACAGTTCAAAAATCAAGATTTCAAAATCACACAGAAACGCAATACTTGCACTTATGCAGTCAAAACGTTCGCAAATTCAGTCTGCGTCGATATTTGACGTTATGGACAGCGATTTCTTCCTTTCACCGTTCTGGAAACTTATTTCCGCATTATACGGTTTTACCGAAGAATCAAGTGCATATGAATTTGTAAACTGTATTGCAAATATGGATAATATGCTTTCGGGTATCATTCCGAATGATTTTGACAGATACGAAGAAATTGTCAACCCTCTAAAAGAGCATTTGAAGAAAATCGGTGTTGACGTAAGAGAAAATGCGGTTGTTACCGATATTGATTTTGAAAACGACAATGCCGACTCAATTCACTTTACGGACGGTGCAACAAGAAAGACTTTCTATCTTAATGACGGCGATATTTGTATTATGCCTACCGATGAAATGGCTGACTGCGAATCTTTCGGCAGTTTCAACGAACCTGCTCCGAAACTTTATTCAAAGCCGTTTGAACTTTGGGAAAAGCTTGCTGAAAAGCACCCGTCATTCAAGTCACCTGACTTGTTCTTTGATGAATTTGAGGGTAATATGTCTGAGGAATTTACAATTACTCTTTCAAACAAACTTTTGCCTGAGCTTATCGACAAAGTTACTTGCGGTGCCTTGGGTCGCAACGGTATTATCGTGCTTGACGATTCAAATTGGAAAATGACAGTTTGTGCGGTACCGTCAACTTATTTTAAAGACCAAAGCGAAGATATTACAGTTTTGTGGGGCTGTGCTATGCGACCTAATTGTGACGGTGACAGAAGCGGTAAAACTATGACTGAATGCAGCGGTGCCGAAATTTTATATGAACTTGTTTCATGCTTTAACCTTGATGAAGTTTGGGACGATATTCGCGAAACGGTAGTAAACGTAATTCCTTGCCACAGACGTTACGGTACATCATATCTATCACCTGTCAATTCAAAACTTGAAATAATTCCGACAGGTATAAAGAATTTTGCGGTTTCCGGCGATTTTGCCGAATCGGATAACGATACAGTATTCTCGGAAGAATATATCGTTTCAACCGCACGCACCGCATCATATAAACTTATGAAAACAAACAGAAAAATGTTTGAAAGCAAACCGAAATCATTCAGAGAAGTAAAAAAATCTTTAAAAAACTTGGTAAAATAA
- a CDS encoding glycoside hydrolase family 43 protein, translating into MKIQKRNGENNMDKKYEYNSPLVYQRADPFVYLHTDGYYYFTGTMPQYDCIEIRRAKTLNGLLTADSEVVWKKHPTGEMGSHIWAPELHYIDGVWYIYFTAGDAKDVWEIRPYLLMCEDENPMTGKWIEKGRIDVGVESFSLDMTTFIHKGEQYVLWAQKTEPADVSDVYIAKMKNPWTLATKPMILTTPEYDWEVQGFKVNEGPAVLVRNGKVIVTYSASDTGWRYCMGMLWADENSDLLDIKSWHKSDKPVFKTSEENKQYGPGHNCFTTDNGKDVLIYHSRNYKEIKGDPLHDNNRHARAKVFEYDENGLPIFGEPVPKNI; encoded by the coding sequence ATGAAAATACAAAAGCGAAACGGAGAAAATAATATGGATAAGAAATATGAATATAACAGTCCTTTGGTGTATCAGCGAGCAGATCCGTTTGTGTATCTGCATACTGACGGATATTACTATTTCACAGGTACAATGCCACAGTATGACTGTATTGAGATAAGACGTGCAAAGACTCTTAACGGACTTTTGACAGCTGATTCGGAAGTAGTGTGGAAAAAGCATCCGACAGGTGAAATGGGCTCACATATTTGGGCGCCTGAACTTCATTATATAGACGGTGTGTGGTATATTTATTTCACCGCCGGTGACGCAAAAGACGTATGGGAAATCAGACCGTATCTGCTTATGTGCGAGGACGAAAATCCTATGACGGGTAAGTGGATTGAAAAGGGCAGAATTGATGTGGGAGTGGAAAGTTTTTCACTTGATATGACCACATTTATACATAAGGGTGAACAATATGTACTTTGGGCGCAAAAGACAGAGCCTGCAGATGTATCTGACGTGTATATTGCAAAAATGAAAAATCCTTGGACTCTTGCAACAAAGCCGATGATTCTTACAACACCGGAGTATGATTGGGAAGTGCAGGGATTTAAAGTAAACGAAGGGCCGGCGGTACTTGTCAGAAACGGTAAAGTTATCGTTACATATTCGGCGTCCGATACAGGTTGGAGATACTGTATGGGAATGCTTTGGGCTGATGAAAACAGTGATTTGCTTGATATAAAGTCGTGGCATAAGAGCGACAAGCCTGTATTTAAAACGAGCGAGGAGAATAAGCAGTACGGACCGGGACATAACTGTTTCACGACCGATAACGGTAAAGACGTGCTTATATATCACAGCCGAAACTATAAGGAAATCAAAGGCGATCCGCTTCACGATAACAACCGCCACGCAAGAGCGAAAGTGTTTGAATATGATGAAAACGGACTTCCGATATTCGGTGAACCTGTTCCGAAGAACATATAA